The segment GTCGCGACGTCGCGGATGCGCACGACCCCGGCCGGCATGGCCTTGACCACGATATCGCCGACCTGCGCCGCGTTGACCACGCTGCGGTCGGCAATGACCAGCGAAAGGCGGCCGCGATCCTGGACCTGGCCGACGGCACTCAGGACATTGCCGGCCCGGATCGCTGTTGCAAGGTCGGTCATCGACAGCCCGCGGTCGGCGAGGCGATGCGGATCGGCGAGCACTTGTACTTCGGCCTTGTCGCCGCCCTGAACACCCACCCGCGCGAGCCCGCTAATCGACGAAAGCAGCGGCGTGATCTGGTAGCGCGCGAAATCCTGCAATGCGATTGGATCGCCATCCGAAACCAGCGCATAGGAGATGATCGGGAAGACCGTGGGGTCCATGCGACGGACATTGTACTGGGTGCCCGCGGGAAGCGACGGGACGATCCGCGCGACCGCCGTATCGACCAGCAGCGTGCTGGCGATCATGTCGCGGCCCCAACCGAAGTCGATCGAGATCTGCGCCGAGCCCCGGCTGGTTTCCGAGCGCACGTTCTGCACGCCGGGAATGGCGCGGATCGCTTCTTCGACGGGGCGCGTTACCGTGAGCGCAGTCTGGTCGGCTGGTCGGCTGCCGGAGTCCAGATCGACAACTACGCGCGGGAAGGAGACCTGCGGGAAAAGGCCGATCGGCAGCGAGGTGGCGGCAACGATACCGGCCAGCGCGAGTGCCAGCGCGACGAGCACGAAAGCCCGCGATTGCGTATGGAGCAGGCGCTCTAACATCAGTTACCCCGGCGAACGGCGTCGCCGTCGTTCACTTGGTAGGCACCGGCAACGATCAGCGGCCTTGCCGGATCGAGATTGCCCTCGACGACATCCCCCTGGTCGGAGGATAGAGCGATGTGAACCGGCACGGCTTTGGCTTTGCCGGCCAGGATCTGAAACACCCTCGCGGGTCCGCCGGCGGTTACGACGGCCTTATGCGGGACTACCCATCCCGCGACCTGCCGGGTCTCGATCGTCACCTGCATTGCCTCGCCCGGAAGCAGCGCCCCGGTGGGAAAACCGATATCCACGTCCACCAATCGTGTCTGGGCATTGAGCGCACCGCCGACGCGGATGACCCTGCCGGTCAGCTTGGTTCCACCTGAAAGCCGTTTTAGGGTGGCCGCCTGACCCGCTACGACTCCGGCGCGATCGGCCGGGTCGATCCCGGCGGTGACGACGATGCCGCCGCTGCGAGCAACCGTCAGGATCGTCGCACCGGGCTGCGTGCGATCGCCCTGCGCGACGGCGACCGCCGTTACCACGCCGTCGAATGGCGCGATGATCGACTTCATCGCCTGACCAGCGCCCTCGGCCTGAAGGCCGGCGAGCGTAGCCTGCGCATCGGCAACTGCCTTGTTGGCTTGCACGAGCTGATCCTGCGTCGCGAGTTGCTGACCCAGAAGCTGCGCGGTGATCGCCTGCTGCTTGCGGGCTGCGGTCAGCGCGCTGGCTGCCTGCTGATAAGTGCCTTGCGCCGAAGGCGCGGTAGCGAAGGTCGCGAGTTGCTGGCCGGCCCGCACGGCCATGCCCGGCGTCGCCAGCAGCGTCGTCACCTGTCCGGGCTGAGCCATGCTGAAGGTCTGCGTGCCGCCCAGTGCCGGTGCCACCGAACCATAAGCGATCACGGTCGCGGGCAGCGACCCGCGCTGCGCTTTCGCGATGCCCACCAGAACGCTCGGTGTCGGTGCGGGGGGCGGCGCGCTACCGCATCCGGCCAAGACGATCGCGATGGGCAATGCCAGCAATGCTCTTTTCATTGTTCACCTGCCGGCAGCGTGGCGACTGGCAGACCCGCTCCGATGAGAGTCTGGATAGCGATCTGGCGATCGAGGAGCCCGAGCTCGAGCGTCATGATTTCCTGTTCCTTGGTGAAGCTGTTGGAAACGAGATCGACGAAGCCGCGCTCGTCGAGGTTCGATGCGCCGAAAGCCGCCTTCGCGCGCTGCGCGGCAAGGCGGGCGGCGGGTAGGTCTTGGCGCGCGACCGCGAGCTGGGCGGACAGTTGGTCCATTTCGCCGAGCATCGCCTCGACCGTGCCGGTCGCTGCAGCCAGGCGCGCGCTGTAATCGGCATGAAGTTGCTCGCGCGTCGCTCGCGTAATGGCGA is part of the Novosphingobium sp. G106 genome and harbors:
- a CDS encoding efflux RND transporter periplasmic adaptor subunit, translated to MKRALLALPIAIVLAGCGSAPPPAPTPSVLVGIAKAQRGSLPATVIAYGSVAPALGGTQTFSMAQPGQVTTLLATPGMAVRAGQQLATFATAPSAQGTYQQAASALTAARKQQAITAQLLGQQLATQDQLVQANKAVADAQATLAGLQAEGAGQAMKSIIAPFDGVVTAVAVAQGDRTQPGATILTVARSGGIVVTAGIDPADRAGVVAGQAATLKRLSGGTKLTGRVIRVGGALNAQTRLVDVDIGFPTGALLPGEAMQVTIETRQVAGWVVPHKAVVTAGGPARVFQILAGKAKAVPVHIALSSDQGDVVEGNLDPARPLIVAGAYQVNDGDAVRRGN